In one window of Flavobacterium ginsengisoli DNA:
- a CDS encoding GAF domain-containing protein, whose protein sequence is MDIQFFKESPFTTIISFHKLIESFEEIAQSDVDYRSNYAKAILEQIELIPELRTGIQDYSVIKNNEALIKNILADLFPTALTHNEIKAVTIPFQNISFNYTERFKKILKNAGDEFYMEIRDFSEHQFYINNCCLILSSYYKQHIDFNQPFFYDIPDENGIEKHYRILYNADFMEIIPTENAVPLTQEDIDQLLDNYNDINLWKSKFPKGSWILRGFGIVSLFDATTESAISILKSSLLKPGPKTVATDQEVSNIFQSIFNLPNLKVGFIIYNPEEEKFMRPAKYENQMKSFLLSADQEVDCKNAFFGCSFENLLDNKEPFVISNVSKFTEEQTNKKLGEHLLSQGIQSCIFAPVIKNGHLLGVVELVSQNTRDLNSVNATKLDLVLPYLTDTIDRVNTDMQHQIEAIIQREYTTIHPSVYWKFKRESQNYFQNMNHTKDYIFKEIVFKNVYPLYGQIDIKGSSEHRNETVKIDLKSQLTALMEIFDNQEENSNLVLLEQRKFELESLRSELDYPLKADTEQHIQRYIEEEIHPILKNTKSNAKSEKLEQLYFDSLDEKTGMFYQERKKFDNAMSIINKRLATVLDRKQVEAQQIYPHYYERFKTDGVEHNLYIGASIAPTKPFDIMYLHNLRLWQLQTLCEMELEHHELKESLPYELDVTSLILVFSSALSIRFRMDEKRFDVDGTYNARYEVVKKRIDKSHIKGTNERITEKEKITIVYSQNSEEAEYLKYIKYLQHKKILEPSIEQFEVEDLQGVSGLRAIRVKVINNNSNPGIKKITYQDLLDELN, encoded by the coding sequence ATGGATATTCAATTTTTCAAAGAAAGTCCTTTTACCACTATAATTTCATTTCACAAGCTAATTGAATCTTTTGAAGAAATTGCACAGTCAGACGTTGATTACAGATCCAACTATGCTAAAGCAATTTTAGAACAAATTGAATTAATTCCGGAACTAAGGACTGGAATCCAGGATTATTCGGTTATCAAAAACAATGAAGCTTTAATTAAAAATATATTAGCCGATTTATTTCCGACTGCATTGACGCATAACGAAATAAAAGCGGTAACGATTCCTTTTCAAAACATCTCCTTTAATTATACAGAGCGTTTCAAAAAAATCCTCAAAAATGCAGGTGACGAATTTTATATGGAAATTCGTGATTTTAGCGAGCATCAATTCTATATCAATAACTGCTGTTTAATTTTAAGCAGTTATTACAAACAGCATATCGATTTCAATCAGCCATTTTTCTATGACATTCCAGATGAAAATGGTATTGAAAAGCATTATCGTATTTTATACAATGCTGATTTTATGGAAATTATTCCGACTGAAAACGCTGTTCCTTTAACTCAGGAAGATATCGATCAACTACTAGATAATTACAACGATATTAATCTATGGAAATCCAAATTTCCAAAAGGAAGCTGGATTTTAAGAGGTTTTGGTATTGTTTCTTTATTTGATGCCACAACAGAAAGTGCTATTTCTATATTGAAAAGCAGTTTACTAAAACCTGGCCCAAAAACAGTAGCCACAGATCAGGAAGTTTCTAATATTTTTCAGTCGATTTTTAATCTCCCAAATTTAAAAGTAGGATTTATTATCTATAATCCTGAGGAAGAGAAATTTATGCGACCTGCAAAATACGAGAATCAGATGAAGAGCTTTCTGCTTTCTGCTGATCAGGAAGTAGATTGCAAAAATGCTTTTTTTGGATGTTCTTTCGAAAATTTATTAGACAATAAAGAACCTTTTGTAATATCTAATGTTAGCAAATTCACTGAAGAACAGACGAATAAAAAACTTGGCGAGCATTTACTTTCACAAGGTATCCAAAGTTGCATATTTGCACCAGTTATAAAAAACGGGCATTTATTAGGAGTTGTAGAATTAGTTTCTCAAAATACACGAGATCTTAATAGTGTAAATGCAACAAAACTAGATTTGGTTCTGCCATACTTAACCGATACGATTGATCGTGTTAATACCGATATGCAACATCAGATTGAAGCGATTATTCAGCGAGAATATACTACAATACATCCAAGCGTTTATTGGAAATTTAAAAGAGAATCGCAGAATTACTTTCAGAATATGAATCATACCAAAGATTATATTTTTAAAGAAATTGTCTTTAAAAATGTATATCCGCTGTATGGCCAAATTGATATTAAAGGTTCTTCTGAGCATCGTAATGAAACGGTAAAAATTGATTTGAAAAGTCAATTGACAGCTCTTATGGAAATCTTTGATAATCAAGAAGAAAACTCAAATTTAGTTCTTCTTGAACAAAGAAAATTTGAATTGGAATCGCTTCGAAGCGAATTGGATTATCCATTAAAAGCAGATACCGAACAGCATATACAACGTTATATCGAAGAAGAAATTCATCCAATATTGAAAAACACAAAAAGTAATGCTAAATCTGAGAAGTTAGAGCAATTATACTTTGATAGTCTAGACGAAAAAACAGGAATGTTTTATCAGGAAAGAAAGAAATTTGACAATGCCATGTCGATCATCAATAAAAGATTGGCAACGGTTTTGGATAGAAAACAAGTTGAAGCACAACAGATTTATCCGCATTATTATGAGCGTTTTAAAACGGATGGCGTTGAACACAATTTGTATATTGGAGCTTCAATTGCGCCAACAAAACCATTTGATATCATGTATTTGCATAATCTTCGTTTATGGCAATTGCAAACTTTATGCGAAATGGAATTGGAACACCATGAACTTAAAGAATCTCTTCCATACGAATTAGATGTTACTTCTTTAATTCTCGTTTTCAGTTCTGCACTTTCTATCCGTTTCAGAATGGATGAAAAACGTTTTGATGTAGACGGAACTTATAATGCAAGATATGAAGTTGTTAAAAAACGAATTGATAAATCGCATATTAAAGGAACAAACGAAAGAATTACTGAGAAAGAGAAAATTACAATTGTATATTCTCAAAATAGCGAAGAAGCAGAATATTTAAAATATATTAAATATTTACAGCACAAGAAAATTCTTGAACCTTCTATTGAACAATTTGAAGTTGAAGATCTTCAGGGAGTTTCTGGTTTGAGAGCAATTCGTGTCAAAGTAATCAACAATAATTCAAACCCAGGAATTAAGAAAATAACTTATCAGGATTTATTAGATGAGCTCAACTAA
- a CDS encoding glucose 1-dehydrogenase, protein MKNLENKVAIVTGGNSGIGYAAAADLATKGAKVIVTGRNKEALAKAEKELNVTGIVADQSDLKSIDNLVEEVKSKFGKVDILFLNAGIAAFAPLDSASEDHYDSIMNVNVKGVYFTVQKVLPILNDGGSIIFNTSVNAHVGMPNSSVYAASKAAVLSLNKVFATELAPRKIRVNAVSPGPVETPLYGKLGLQKEEVEGFGTILGEKILLKRFAQSAEIAKTVSFLASDDASFITGTEIVVDGGLTVNAVV, encoded by the coding sequence ATGAAAAATTTAGAAAACAAAGTAGCAATCGTGACAGGTGGAAACAGTGGAATTGGATACGCAGCCGCAGCAGATTTAGCGACAAAAGGGGCAAAAGTAATTGTAACAGGAAGAAACAAAGAAGCTTTGGCAAAAGCGGAAAAAGAATTGAATGTTACTGGAATTGTAGCCGATCAATCAGATTTAAAATCAATTGACAACTTGGTTGAAGAAGTAAAATCAAAATTTGGTAAAGTTGATATTTTATTCTTGAATGCTGGAATTGCGGCTTTTGCACCGCTAGATTCAGCTTCAGAAGATCATTATGACAGTATTATGAATGTCAACGTAAAAGGAGTGTATTTTACAGTTCAAAAAGTGTTGCCAATTTTAAACGATGGAGGTTCGATCATTTTCAATACTTCAGTAAACGCTCATGTCGGAATGCCAAATTCAAGTGTATATGCAGCGAGTAAAGCGGCAGTTTTATCTTTAAACAAAGTATTTGCAACAGAATTAGCTCCAAGAAAAATTAGAGTAAATGCTGTTTCTCCAGGACCAGTCGAAACTCCATTGTATGGAAAATTAGGTTTGCAAAAAGAAGAAGTAGAAGGATTTGGAACTATTTTAGGAGAGAAAATTTTATTAAAACGTTTTGCTCAGTCTGCTGAAATTGCAAAAACAGTTTCGTTCTTAGCTTCAGATGATGCATCATTCATAACTGGAACTGAAATTGTAGTTGATGGTGGACTCACAGTAAATGCTGTAGTATAA
- a CDS encoding TetR/AcrR family transcriptional regulator produces MARTKEFNEDQALDKAIEIFWHKGYNGTSAQDLVTHLGLSRSSLYDTFGDKRAIVYKIFTALSATSSRCGQRTFGKV; encoded by the coding sequence ATGGCTAGAACGAAAGAATTTAATGAAGATCAGGCTTTGGATAAAGCAATCGAAATTTTTTGGCACAAAGGTTATAACGGCACTTCTGCTCAAGATTTGGTGACGCATTTAGGTTTAAGCCGTTCTAGTTTGTATGATACTTTTGGAGATAAGCGAGCAATTGTTTACAAAATCTTTACAGCGTTATCAGCAACAAGCTCAAGATGCGGTCAAAGAACTTTTGGAAAAGTCTGA
- a CDS encoding TetR family transcriptional regulator C-terminal domain-containing protein, translated as MEKSENVKETLLTIFKQAVLESLEDRITKGCFMVNSSVELAMHDEEIAKIVKDNSQTMEEVFTNAVKKGQEAGDISKQLDAKVLARFIFNNYSGIRVLARAGERNKQVYDDIVKAVFSVL; from the coding sequence TTGGAAAAGTCTGAGAATGTCAAAGAAACTTTGTTGACTATTTTTAAGCAAGCTGTGCTCGAAAGTTTAGAAGACCGAATTACAAAAGGCTGTTTTATGGTTAATTCTTCTGTAGAACTAGCAATGCATGATGAAGAAATTGCCAAAATTGTAAAAGACAATAGCCAAACTATGGAAGAAGTTTTTACAAATGCCGTTAAAAAAGGGCAGGAGGCAGGAGATATTTCCAAACAGTTGGATGCAAAAGTTTTGGCGCGATTTATCTTTAATAATTACTCCGGAATTCGAGTTTTGGCTCGCGCTGGAGAAAGAAACAAACAAGTTTATGATGATATTGTAAAAGCCGTATTTTCGGTTTTGTAA
- a CDS encoding nucleoid-associated protein, with the protein MINLFNTHIDTLSIHRVGNKSRNEAIFLSEQPFNLNDEIVPLIKEFFFKPFREKEENYYQFAHEVDLDYNDMFKYATEIFANPSNVHEVSKNITKHLFEQSNHPHIKNGEVYVTYLTNLSIDNNVVDAIGIFKSELQADFLQFEENGSNLEMILQQGINLSKLDKGCLIFNYKKEEGYKILTVDSNRYDARYWLEHFLSVDAFEDENFITKKYLKFCQNFAKDVVLPAEDKKEEVMFMNRSVNYFAKNDQFEEQNFLNEVIDNPDLIPEFKNYKVDKGEKYSIEDVTSFPIANAAVSDARKSIKNVINLDTHIQIKMDFINPESAEKFVEKGWDEEKQMYYYLVYFNKEEKN; encoded by the coding sequence ATGATAAATCTTTTCAATACCCACATCGACACGCTGTCAATACACCGCGTAGGAAACAAAAGCCGTAACGAAGCAATTTTTTTATCGGAGCAACCATTTAATTTAAATGACGAGATCGTTCCTTTAATAAAAGAATTCTTTTTTAAGCCTTTTAGAGAAAAAGAAGAAAACTATTATCAGTTTGCACACGAAGTGGACTTGGATTACAACGACATGTTTAAATATGCAACTGAGATTTTTGCTAATCCGTCAAATGTTCATGAGGTTTCTAAGAACATCACGAAGCATTTATTTGAGCAGTCAAATCACCCGCACATTAAAAACGGAGAGGTTTACGTAACTTATTTAACGAATTTAAGCATTGATAATAATGTAGTTGATGCCATCGGTATTTTTAAAAGCGAATTACAAGCCGACTTTTTACAGTTTGAAGAAAACGGAAGCAACCTTGAAATGATTTTACAGCAAGGAATCAATTTGAGTAAACTAGATAAAGGATGTTTGATTTTCAACTATAAAAAAGAAGAAGGATACAAAATCTTAACTGTAGACAGCAACCGTTATGATGCACGCTATTGGTTAGAGCACTTTTTATCTGTTGATGCTTTTGAAGATGAAAATTTCATCACTAAAAAATATTTAAAGTTCTGTCAAAACTTCGCAAAAGATGTTGTTTTGCCAGCAGAAGACAAGAAAGAGGAAGTAATGTTTATGAACCGATCTGTGAATTATTTCGCTAAAAATGATCAGTTTGAAGAGCAGAATTTCTTGAATGAAGTAATTGATAACCCTGATTTGATCCCTGAATTTAAAAACTATAAAGTTGATAAAGGAGAAAAATACAGCATCGAAGATGTTACCTCATTCCCTATTGCCAACGCAGCAGTTTCTGACGCTAGAAAATCGATTAAAAACGTTATTAATTTGGATACTCACATTCAGATTAAAATGGATTTTATTAATCCTGAAAGTGCAGAAAAATTTGTTGAAAAAGGCTGGGATGAAGAAAAACAAATGTATTACTACTTAGTTTACTTCAATAAAGAAGAGAAAAACTAA
- a CDS encoding four helix bundle protein, protein MSNFRTLLVWQKSMTLITKIYSLTNKFPKEEVFGLTSQIRRSSISIPSNIAEGFGRESDKELLRFLNISVGSLFEMQTQLEIAKNISYLKEDDFNKLYEDSREVERMLVSFIKKIKERN, encoded by the coding sequence ATGAGCAATTTTAGAACTTTATTGGTTTGGCAGAAATCTATGACCTTGATTACCAAAATTTATTCCCTAACAAACAAATTTCCCAAAGAAGAAGTCTTCGGATTAACTTCACAAATTAGACGCAGTTCAATTTCTATTCCGAGTAATATTGCAGAAGGATTTGGCAGAGAAAGCGATAAAGAACTTTTACGTTTTTTAAACATTTCTGTAGGATCATTATTCGAAATGCAGACTCAGTTAGAAATTGCTAAAAATATATCTTATTTAAAAGAAGACGATTTTAACAAATTATATGAGGACAGTCGCGAAGTAGAAAGAATGTTAGTTTCTTTTATTAAAAAAATAAAAGAAAGAAACTAA
- a CDS encoding IS1096 element passenger TnpR family protein — protein MVYKFRVILDAEEDIFRDIAILEEDTLEDLHNAIFNAFGFDGSEVASFYTCDDTWNQEDEIPLFDTGDVPGEIRTMNDYPLSSILDKENTKIIYVYDFISMWTFLVELAAVEDETVGATYPETLFSHGEMPDEAHEKNFEADDMHDDIYGEFEDDLDEDDLDMFEGDDSFEDYGFEENWN, from the coding sequence ATGGTTTATAAATTTAGAGTTATTCTAGACGCCGAAGAAGATATTTTTAGAGACATTGCTATTCTTGAGGAAGATACACTTGAGGATTTACACAATGCAATCTTCAATGCTTTTGGCTTTGACGGATCAGAAGTGGCTTCATTTTATACTTGTGATGACACTTGGAATCAGGAAGATGAAATTCCGCTTTTTGATACGGGAGATGTTCCTGGCGAAATAAGAACCATGAACGATTATCCGTTATCTAGTATCTTAGACAAAGAAAACACAAAGATTATCTACGTTTACGATTTCATCAGTATGTGGACATTCTTAGTCGAATTGGCTGCTGTAGAAGACGAAACCGTTGGAGCAACTTACCCTGAAACTTTATTCTCTCACGGTGAAATGCCAGACGAAGCTCACGAAAAAAACTTCGAAGCCGATGACATGCACGATGATATCTACGGAGAATTTGAAGACGACCTAGACGAAGACGATCTTGACATGTTCGAAGGAGACGACAGCTTCGAAGATTATGGATTTGAGGAGAATTGGAATTAG
- a CDS encoding HPP family protein: MPTEKIKRSYRKTRYILYKETLIDYKEHFWSFLGSFVGIGILSYLDASQFAGSDVLFLIGSFGASSVLIYGIIQSPFSQPRNLVGGHLISAFIGVTINKLVPDIVWISAPLAVSLSIIFMQITKTLHPPGGATALIAVTGSAQIKGLGYMYVISPVLTGVSILLITALIFNNMTSSRTYPSHSTYHKHYHKIRKRLSRK; encoded by the coding sequence ATGCCAACTGAAAAAATAAAAAGAAGCTACCGCAAAACACGTTACATTCTTTATAAAGAAACTTTAATCGATTATAAAGAGCATTTTTGGTCCTTTTTAGGTTCGTTTGTCGGAATTGGGATTCTTTCTTATCTCGATGCTTCACAATTTGCAGGAAGTGATGTGCTCTTTTTAATTGGTTCTTTTGGTGCGTCGAGTGTTTTGATTTATGGAATTATACAAAGTCCGTTTTCACAGCCGAGAAATCTAGTGGGCGGACATCTTATTTCGGCTTTTATTGGAGTTACCATCAATAAATTGGTTCCAGACATTGTTTGGATTTCGGCTCCGCTGGCTGTTTCTCTATCTATAATTTTTATGCAGATTACCAAAACACTTCACCCGCCAGGTGGCGCAACGGCATTAATTGCAGTAACGGGCTCTGCTCAAATAAAAGGTTTAGGCTATATGTATGTGATTTCTCCCGTATTAACAGGCGTTTCGATCTTACTTATAACTGCTTTGATTTTTAATAATATGACTTCAAGCAGAACTTACCCAAGTCACAGCACTTATCATAAGCATTATCATAAAATTAGAAAAAGATTATCTAGGAAATAG
- a CDS encoding chloride channel protein, with amino-acid sequence MMNKTAQIKKNHQLIKLRKLVIVSILIGFLSAFLGISLKKITEYYEEIFFHEVSVHPIFYIVFPVFGLSVIYFLRQYLFKKKENKGIKEVFESTASKSKNLPSYKIPSHFINGLLTVIFGGSTGIEVSTVVATATIGSVAHEKENVFRQYKTELICAGVAAGVTALFSSPIAGVLFAFEVISRKVTRAFIISNLIAVSIAFGLLTILKEEPLFAVSISTWHLKAIPYFILLGILAGMNSVYLTRCVLFFKSQFGKIGTHYYKIILGSAVLSLSLFFFPQLYGEGYHAIKGIFGNAHQTQLTITLAFTFIGILILKPIVTSITLASGGDGGVFAPSLFIGAFLGLLLASILNSFFHVNVIPVNFMIIGMAAVLSASIHAPFTAIFLVCGLTNDYTLFLPIMVVCLISKYTAKMIYPYTVYSYSPSLIK; translated from the coding sequence ATGATGAACAAAACGGCGCAAATCAAAAAAAATCATCAATTAATCAAACTCCGAAAATTAGTTATTGTTTCTATTTTAATTGGCTTTCTTTCTGCCTTTCTCGGAATTTCACTAAAAAAAATAACCGAATATTACGAAGAAATCTTCTTTCACGAGGTTTCTGTTCATCCAATATTTTATATTGTTTTCCCTGTTTTTGGATTATCAGTGATTTATTTTCTTAGACAATATCTTTTTAAGAAAAAAGAAAACAAAGGAATCAAAGAAGTTTTTGAAAGCACTGCATCAAAATCTAAAAATCTGCCTTCTTATAAAATTCCATCTCACTTCATAAACGGATTATTGACCGTTATTTTTGGAGGTTCTACTGGAATTGAAGTTTCTACCGTTGTAGCAACAGCAACTATTGGTTCTGTAGCACACGAAAAAGAAAATGTTTTCCGTCAATACAAAACAGAACTTATCTGTGCGGGAGTTGCGGCAGGAGTTACAGCACTTTTCAGCAGTCCAATTGCAGGAGTTTTATTTGCTTTCGAAGTAATTTCTAGAAAAGTAACGCGAGCATTTATCATTTCAAATTTAATTGCAGTTTCTATCGCATTTGGTTTGCTAACGATTTTAAAAGAAGAACCTTTATTTGCAGTTTCTATTTCAACTTGGCATTTAAAAGCGATTCCGTACTTTATTCTTTTAGGAATTTTAGCTGGAATGAATTCTGTTTATCTAACACGTTGTGTTTTATTCTTCAAATCGCAATTTGGTAAAATCGGCACACATTATTATAAAATCATTTTAGGATCTGCTGTTTTAAGCCTTTCCTTATTCTTTTTCCCTCAATTATACGGAGAAGGTTATCACGCGATAAAAGGGATTTTCGGAAATGCACATCAAACTCAATTGACGATAACTTTAGCTTTTACTTTCATTGGTATTTTAATTCTAAAACCAATTGTAACTTCTATTACATTGGCTTCTGGCGGTGACGGAGGTGTTTTCGCGCCAAGTTTATTTATCGGAGCCTTTTTAGGATTATTACTGGCTTCTATCTTAAATAGCTTTTTTCATGTAAATGTAATTCCAGTTAACTTTATGATTATCGGAATGGCTGCGGTTCTAAGCGCCAGTATTCATGCGCCTTTTACAGCTATTTTTCTGGTTTGCGGTTTAACAAACGATTATACTTTGTTTTTACCTATCATGGTTGTTTGCCTGATTTCAAAATACACGGCAAAAATGATTTATCCGTACACCGTATACAGTTATTCTCCAAGTTTAATTAAGTAA
- a CDS encoding VOC family protein codes for MLTLNKVHHIAILCSDYEKSKYFYTQILGLTIIREIYREERQSYKLDLALNGSYVVELFSFPNPPQRPSRPEAVGLRHLAFEVINLEDTIAFLTSKNIESEPIRIDETTEKRFTFIADPDLLPIEFYER; via the coding sequence ATGCTTACCCTTAATAAAGTTCATCATATTGCCATTTTATGTTCCGATTACGAAAAATCGAAATATTTCTATACTCAGATTTTAGGCTTAACCATTATTCGTGAAATTTACCGCGAAGAACGCCAATCTTATAAATTAGATTTGGCTTTAAATGGCTCTTATGTTGTGGAGTTATTTTCATTTCCAAATCCGCCACAAAGACCTTCAAGACCAGAAGCGGTTGGTTTAAGACATTTGGCATTTGAAGTTATTAATCTAGAAGACACGATTGCTTTTTTAACTTCAAAAAACATAGAATCGGAACCTATCAGAATTGATGAAACAACTGAAAAACGTTTCACTTTTATTGCTGATCCAGATTTGTTGCCGATTGAGTTTTATGAGCGTTAG
- a CDS encoding sugar O-acetyltransferase — MKTEKEKMISGEYYNAFDPELVKGRRAAKNLLHSLNVKEYRVTKKAKEILKELIPNAGAGLYIEPPFHCDYGYNIFAGENVYFNVNCVVLDCAPVNIGSNVFIAPNVQIYTASHPLDAELRKTLENAYPVTIGDDCWIGGNSVICPGVTIGKGCVIGAGSVVTKDIPDNSLAVGNPAKVIRKLNQEPESKK, encoded by the coding sequence ATGAAAACAGAAAAAGAAAAAATGATCTCTGGCGAATATTATAATGCCTTTGATCCCGAATTAGTAAAAGGACGCCGTGCGGCAAAAAACCTTTTACACAGCTTAAATGTAAAAGAATATCGAGTTACCAAAAAAGCAAAAGAGATTCTAAAAGAATTAATTCCAAATGCTGGAGCCGGTCTTTATATTGAACCTCCTTTTCATTGTGATTACGGTTACAATATTTTTGCTGGCGAAAATGTTTATTTTAATGTGAATTGTGTGGTTTTAGACTGTGCGCCAGTAAATATTGGCTCAAATGTATTTATTGCGCCAAATGTTCAGATTTATACTGCTTCGCATCCGCTTGACGCTGAGTTGAGAAAAACGCTTGAAAACGCATATCCCGTTACAATTGGCGACGATTGCTGGATTGGCGGAAATTCGGTTATTTGTCCAGGAGTAACAATCGGAAAAGGCTGTGTTATTGGAGCCGGATCTGTGGTTACAAAAGATATTCCAGACAATTCGCTTGCTGTTGGAAATCCGGCAAAAGTTATTCGAAAATTAAATCAAGAACCTGAATCAAAAAAATAA
- a CDS encoding YciI family protein yields the protein MKKLLFVFCFFVFNAIGFSQETEIKYDENLAKSLHADEYGMKKYVFCLLKSGSNTTASKEETKKLFEGHMENIGKLAKEGKLVVAGPFMKNDRNYRGIYIFNVETVEEAKTLVATDPAIKANLLEAELTPWYCTAALQEIPKMHEKIAKTKM from the coding sequence ATGAAAAAATTACTTTTTGTTTTCTGTTTTTTTGTTTTTAATGCAATCGGCTTTTCACAAGAAACTGAAATTAAATACGATGAAAACCTCGCAAAATCACTTCATGCCGACGAATACGGAATGAAGAAATATGTTTTTTGTCTTTTAAAATCCGGAAGTAATACAACAGCCTCTAAAGAAGAAACCAAAAAACTTTTTGAAGGACATATGGAAAATATTGGCAAACTAGCCAAAGAAGGAAAACTGGTTGTTGCAGGGCCATTCATGAAAAATGATAGAAATTATCGTGGCATTTATATTTTTAATGTCGAAACTGTAGAAGAAGCCAAAACGCTTGTTGCCACCGATCCGGCAATAAAAGCCAATTTACTCGAAGCCGAATTAACGCCTTGGTATTGTACCGCTGCTTTGCAGGAAATTCCGAAAATGCATGAAAAAATTGCCAAGACGAAAATGTAA
- a CDS encoding DinB family protein has protein sequence MSESKRVSNLYQSIYNGNPWLEVTLADTLKDVTAAQAYKKINPNLNTIWEIVNHLIQWRRNILKRVQGEIITTPDHNYFVPILDSSEPAWEQSLQSLAKSQELWSACLSDFNDEDFEKIDLNNNHNFYEDIHGIIQHDVYHLGQIVILKKLL, from the coding sequence ATGTCAGAAAGTAAAAGAGTTTCGAATTTATATCAATCCATTTATAATGGAAATCCATGGCTTGAAGTAACCTTAGCAGATACTTTAAAAGATGTAACTGCAGCTCAGGCTTATAAAAAAATCAATCCTAACTTAAACACGATTTGGGAAATTGTCAATCACCTAATACAATGGAGAAGAAACATATTAAAGCGTGTTCAAGGAGAAATAATTACAACTCCCGATCATAATTATTTTGTGCCCATTTTAGATTCATCTGAGCCTGCTTGGGAACAATCACTGCAAAGTCTGGCAAAATCTCAGGAATTATGGAGTGCTTGTCTGAGTGATTTTAATGATGAGGATTTCGAGAAAATAGATCTAAATAATAATCACAATTTTTATGAAGATATTCACGGAATCATTCAGCATGATGTGTACCATTTAGGACAGATTGTTATTTTGAAGAAATTGCTTTAG